The Betaproteobacteria bacterium genome contains a region encoding:
- a CDS encoding phage tail protein, translated as MASVFVGEIRMFGGDFAPRGFARCDGALLSIAENSVLFNLIGTTYGGDGQNTFALPDMRGRIPIHQNSTNNIGSAGGSENVTLAATQIPPHPHDLRAGAGGTKTTSPADAWFASGGPQQYASNRVAPLTGTLQQGITSFVSPQPHDNMMPYATVTFIIALEGIFPSRN; from the coding sequence ATGGCGAGTGTTTTTGTTGGTGAAATCAGAATGTTCGGCGGAGATTTCGCGCCACGGGGATTTGCGCGCTGTGACGGAGCCCTGCTCTCGATCGCAGAAAATAGTGTGTTGTTCAACCTGATCGGCACAACCTACGGTGGCGATGGGCAAAATACTTTCGCCTTGCCGGACATGCGCGGGCGTATTCCGATTCACCAAAATAGTACCAACAATATCGGCAGCGCCGGCGGTAGCGAAAATGTCACCTTGGCCGCCACGCAGATTCCGCCACACCCCCATGACCTGCGCGCCGGTGCGGGCGGTACCAAAACAACTTCGCCCGCGGACGCCTGGTTTGCGTCGGGCGGGCCGCAGCAATACGCGAGCAATCGCGTTGCGCCGCTCACCGGAACACTGCAACAGGGAATTACCAGCTTCGTTAGCCCACAGCCACACGACAACATGATGCCTTATGCGACGGTGACGTTCATCATCGCGTTGGAAGGCATCTTTCCTTCCCGAAACTAG
- a CDS encoding phage tail protein, with amino-acid sequence MASPFVAEIRMFGCNFPPKGNAFCNGQILAIAQNTALFSLLGTTYGGNGTTNFGLPNLQGRAVMHPGSGPGRTPRVLGEVGGSATVTLLANQLPAHSHGVIVAAAADGTADRANATGNVLAKPADSAYASSGAATLMNAAAVTPTGQGLPHNNMQPYLAINFCIALQGIYPSRN; translated from the coding sequence ATGGCTTCTCCATTTGTCGCTGAAATCAGGATGTTCGGGTGTAACTTCCCTCCGAAGGGCAATGCATTTTGTAACGGGCAAATATTGGCCATCGCGCAGAACACGGCTTTGTTTTCGCTGCTCGGCACGACCTATGGCGGCAATGGGACGACAAATTTTGGGCTGCCGAATCTCCAGGGGCGCGCCGTCATGCATCCAGGTTCCGGGCCGGGCCGGACACCCCGCGTATTGGGCGAGGTGGGCGGATCGGCAACGGTCACCCTGCTCGCGAATCAGTTGCCCGCACATTCCCACGGCGTCATCGTGGCAGCAGCCGCCGACGGAACGGCAGATCGCGCCAACGCGACCGGAAACGTGCTGGCCAAGCCCGCTGATTCTGCCTACGCCAGCAGCGGTGCCGCGACATTGATGAACGCAGCAGCGGTGACACCAACCGGGCAGGGTCTCCCGCACAACAATATGCAGCCGTATCTGGCCATCAATTTCTGTATCGCGCTGCAAGGTATTTACCCGTCGCGCAATTGA
- a CDS encoding vanadium-dependent haloperoxidase: MANTQVAVYEAVNAITKRHAPFRTSIEAAPGASVDAAVAAATRGILSKSVPAQLAATEAAYQTALALVPESAAKTDGITVGEKAAAAVLALRASDATAFSIPDAYRPHTTAGHYVPTIIPVAQAVALRKPWVMTSPQQFRPGPPPALNSETWARDFNEVKAMGGANSTQRTKEQTDIARFWEATMPVIYWPIVRSVAVAPGHDVTHNARLLAAAGVAMDDSMIAIFDAKYTYNFWRPITAIRNADIDGNDATTRDAGWTPFIDTPMHPEYPCAHCIVCGSLSGVLEAEIGNGPTPPITTSSPTAAGATRTWTRLGDLVMEVQLARIYDGVHYRTSGQVGAAMGKQIGELAAKAFFK, encoded by the coding sequence ATGGCGAATACGCAGGTGGCCGTTTATGAAGCAGTCAATGCGATTACCAAGCGCCATGCGCCATTCCGCACCAGCATTGAAGCGGCACCTGGCGCATCGGTGGACGCAGCCGTTGCAGCGGCGACGCGCGGAATTCTTTCCAAGTCCGTGCCGGCACAACTGGCCGCTACCGAGGCCGCATACCAGACCGCGCTGGCGCTGGTGCCCGAAAGCGCGGCCAAGACCGACGGCATTACCGTCGGTGAAAAAGCGGCCGCTGCCGTTCTTGCGCTGCGGGCGAGCGACGCCACTGCCTTTTCCATCCCCGATGCTTACCGGCCACACACCACCGCGGGTCACTATGTGCCAACCATCATTCCGGTTGCGCAAGCTGTGGCTTTGCGCAAGCCGTGGGTCATGACCAGCCCGCAGCAATTTCGGCCCGGTCCGCCGCCGGCGTTAAACAGTGAAACCTGGGCACGGGATTTCAACGAGGTCAAGGCAATGGGCGGGGCCAACAGTACCCAGCGCACCAAGGAGCAAACCGACATTGCGCGATTCTGGGAGGCGACCATGCCGGTGATCTATTGGCCCATTGTGCGCTCTGTTGCCGTAGCACCCGGTCACGACGTGACGCACAACGCGCGACTGCTGGCCGCCGCCGGCGTGGCAATGGATGATTCGATGATCGCCATATTCGACGCCAAGTACACCTACAACTTCTGGCGCCCGATTACCGCGATCCGCAATGCCGACATCGACGGTAACGACGCCACCACGCGCGACGCCGGCTGGACACCGTTCATCGATACGCCGATGCATCCGGAGTACCCTTGCGCGCACTGCATTGTCTGCGGCTCGCTTAGCGGCGTGCTTGAAGCGGAGATCGGTAACGGGCCCACGCCGCCAATCACCACCAGCAGCCCGACGGCGGCGGGCGCCACACGCACATGGACACGCCTCGGCGATCTTGTGATGGAAGTACAACTGGCGCGCATCTACGACGGCGTGCACTACCGGACTTCCGGACAAGTCGGCGCCGCGATGGGAAAGCAGATTGGCGAGTTGGCGGCGAAGGCATTTTTCAAATGA
- a CDS encoding protocatechuate 3,4-dioxygenase, whose translation MLTPTAATEEESGHQHAFHVPQAAGLQASRITRRGVLAASMAWAGAALTGGIAPAFGKKPELRQTAEDALGPFYPLTVPADQDFDLTVVAGRDGRAQGQLLYVSGRVLNTRGEPVADAVIELWQANAFGRYAHPGDNNRAPLDPNFQGYAKIRAGADGSYGFKTIKPGAYEGRTAHIHFDVTGKNTRLITQMYFEGDARNDTDGLLKRRSPESRKTLISRYGKPSGQQESNALVALWDIVLASG comes from the coding sequence ATGCTGACACCGACCGCTGCAACGGAGGAAGAATCCGGACACCAGCACGCTTTTCACGTGCCGCAGGCAGCCGGACTGCAGGCATCCCGCATCACGCGGCGCGGCGTCCTCGCTGCATCAATGGCATGGGCCGGCGCAGCACTCACAGGTGGCATCGCACCTGCGTTCGGCAAGAAGCCCGAGCTGCGCCAAACCGCGGAAGATGCACTCGGGCCGTTCTACCCCCTCACCGTTCCCGCCGACCAGGACTTTGATCTCACCGTTGTGGCGGGAAGAGACGGCCGCGCGCAGGGGCAACTGTTGTATGTGAGTGGCCGCGTGCTGAATACGCGTGGCGAGCCGGTCGCCGATGCGGTGATCGAACTCTGGCAGGCCAATGCCTTCGGACGCTACGCGCACCCTGGCGACAACAACCGCGCACCGCTCGATCCCAATTTTCAGGGCTACGCCAAAATCCGCGCCGGTGCCGATGGCAGCTATGGTTTCAAAACCATCAAGCCGGGCGCATACGAAGGCCGCACCGCGCACATTCATTTCGACGTGACGGGGAAAAATACCCGCTTGATCACGCAGATGTATTTCGAGGGCGACGCGAGAAACGACACGGACGGCCTGTTGAAGCGCCGCTCGCCAGAATCCAGAAAGACCCTCATTTCTCGATATGGCAAGCCGTCGGGGCAGCAGGAAAGCAATGCACTGGTGGCGCTGTGGGATATCGTGCTGGCGTCGGGATGA
- a CDS encoding cupin domain-containing protein, which produces MAGTDWKFSLASVEEAIAARTDGKRFDYPLRHGSMRVGLYAPRGQDAQQPHTQDELYIIVSGSGEFVKGDERRTFKANDVLFVEAGVVHRFENFTDDFSTWVVFWGPEGGEATA; this is translated from the coding sequence ATGGCTGGAACCGACTGGAAATTTTCGCTCGCGAGCGTGGAAGAGGCGATCGCCGCACGCACCGATGGCAAGCGCTTTGATTACCCTTTGCGCCATGGAAGCATGCGCGTGGGCCTGTACGCGCCGCGCGGCCAGGATGCGCAACAGCCGCATACGCAGGACGAGCTCTACATCATTGTCAGCGGATCCGGCGAATTTGTGAAGGGCGATGAGCGGCGCACATTCAAAGCCAATGATGTTCTGTTTGTCGAAGCGGGCGTCGTCCATCGTTTCGAAAACTTCACGGACGATTTTTCGACATGGGTTGTATTCTGGGGGCCGGAGGGCGGAGAAGCGACCGCATGA
- a CDS encoding DUF1579 domain-containing protein, producing the protein MTPTTQSSAGDFDFFIGRWRVAHRRLNLRLVGCNEWIEFTGTSVVQKILGGIGNLDDNTLDLPGGAYRAVTLRSFNDETGQWSIWWLDGRHPGTLDAPVVGHFEKGVGTFYADDTLDERPIRVRFLWTMPEPDRPRWEQAFSVDAGATWETNWIMNFAREPD; encoded by the coding sequence ATGACGCCAACGACCCAATCAAGTGCCGGCGACTTCGATTTTTTCATCGGGCGCTGGCGCGTCGCGCACCGCAGGCTGAACTTGCGCCTCGTCGGTTGCAATGAGTGGATTGAATTCACGGGCACATCGGTCGTGCAGAAAATTCTGGGTGGCATCGGCAATCTCGACGACAACACGCTCGACCTGCCGGGCGGCGCTTACCGCGCGGTGACCCTGCGTTCGTTCAACGATGAAACCGGGCAATGGTCAATCTGGTGGCTCGATGGCCGGCATCCGGGCACACTCGACGCACCGGTTGTCGGGCATTTTGAAAAAGGCGTTGGCACGTTCTACGCGGACGACACGCTGGACGAACGGCCGATTCGGGTGCGTTTCCTGTGGACCATGCCTGAACCGGACAGGCCACGCTGGGAGCAGGCATTCTCTGTCGACGCTGGCGCAACATGGGAAACCAACTGGATCATGAATTTCGCGCGGGAACCGGATTGA
- a CDS encoding DUF1579 domain-containing protein has translation MLHPNATNTSFFSIRAGIIAAIFMGAVTVMSSQSAAANKIPGAYPTEAEGFTFLDGNWRVSNRKMKEPGSGREEWIEFQTKAKFFTLLDGLVSVEELRNDKGEPFGSAMRTFDREKRTWSDAWVSAGTGVLQLPAHGRFVDGVGTWTASEVIDGKTFLARGVWRRISKNEVTWEALDSQDGGKTWMLTWKMRFERVDENGKAVK, from the coding sequence ATGCTGCATCCAAATGCAACCAACACATCTTTCTTTTCAATCCGCGCCGGCATCATTGCGGCCATTTTCATGGGAGCCGTTACCGTTATGTCCAGCCAATCTGCCGCAGCGAACAAAATTCCTGGTGCCTATCCTACCGAAGCGGAAGGATTTACCTTTCTCGACGGCAACTGGCGCGTGTCCAATCGAAAAATGAAAGAGCCGGGCAGCGGCCGCGAAGAATGGATCGAGTTTCAGACAAAGGCGAAATTCTTCACGCTGCTTGACGGGCTTGTCAGCGTGGAAGAGCTGCGAAACGACAAGGGCGAGCCATTCGGCAGTGCCATGCGGACCTTTGACCGCGAAAAACGCACCTGGTCCGACGCCTGGGTCTCGGCGGGCACGGGCGTGCTGCAACTGCCGGCACATGGCCGATTTGTCGACGGCGTCGGCACGTGGACTGCCTCGGAGGTCATCGACGGCAAGACCTTTCTTGCGCGCGGAGTATGGCGGCGTATCTCGAAAAACGAGGTGACGTGGGAGGCGCTCGACTCGCAAGATGGCGGGAAAACCTGGATGCTGACATGGAAGATGCGGTTCGAGCGCGTCGATGAAAATGGCAAGGCCGTCAAATGA
- a CDS encoding YafY family transcriptional regulator, whose translation MRASRLLSIMMLLQTRGRMSAPVLAAELEVSVRTILRDIDQLSAAGVPVWSDRGRDGGFQLREGWSTDLTGLTQPEAQALFLAGLPAAATELGLGSASASARLKMLTAVPISLRENALRVGARLHIDPIDWYRAATPPVHLQAVANAVWHQRVLRIRYESWNGTKDRIIKPLGLVLKAGIWYVAALADANKPPRTYRLSSIQKLDVQPGTFRYPRKFNLASFWQAATERFEAEIYRGTATVRVNPLGMKRLVSLSAAVSEAAALATADAGKKNWSRLNMPIESIEHAAHQLLGIGADIEVLAPVGLRDRIQELIHATAALYAARAD comes from the coding sequence ATGCGTGCCAGCCGGTTACTGTCGATCATGATGTTGCTGCAGACGCGCGGCCGCATGAGCGCGCCGGTGCTTGCCGCCGAATTGGAGGTGTCGGTGCGAACTATCCTGCGCGATATCGACCAGCTTTCGGCGGCGGGCGTGCCGGTGTGGTCAGACCGCGGGCGAGACGGCGGCTTTCAGCTACGCGAGGGTTGGAGTACCGATTTGACCGGGCTCACCCAACCCGAAGCGCAGGCACTGTTTCTGGCAGGCCTTCCCGCCGCCGCCACTGAACTGGGATTGGGCAGCGCCTCGGCGTCGGCGCGCCTCAAGATGCTAACGGCGGTTCCCATATCGCTGCGCGAGAACGCCTTGCGCGTCGGCGCGCGATTGCACATCGACCCCATCGATTGGTATCGTGCCGCCACACCGCCGGTGCATTTGCAGGCGGTGGCGAACGCGGTCTGGCATCAGCGCGTGCTGCGGATTCGCTACGAGAGCTGGAACGGGACGAAAGATCGCATCATCAAGCCGCTTGGCCTGGTGCTCAAGGCGGGTATCTGGTATGTGGCGGCGCTGGCCGATGCAAACAAGCCGCCTCGCACCTACCGGCTCTCCAGTATTCAAAAGCTGGATGTGCAGCCCGGCACGTTTCGCTATCCCCGCAAATTCAACTTGGCGAGCTTCTGGCAGGCCGCCACCGAGCGGTTCGAAGCGGAAATCTACCGCGGTACCGCAACGGTTCGCGTGAACCCGCTCGGCATGAAACGCCTCGTCTCGCTCAGCGCGGCTGTAAGCGAGGCCGCGGCCCTCGCCACTGCCGACGCCGGGAAAAAGAACTGGTCACGTCTCAATATGCCGATCGAATCGATCGAGCATGCGGCGCACCAGTTGCTCGGTATCGGCGCGGATATTGAAGTACTGGCGCCCGTCGGATTGCGTGACCGCATCCAGGAACTGATTCACGCGACTGCGGCGTTGTACGCTGCGCGTGCCGATTGA
- a CDS encoding OmpA family protein, with protein sequence MSHISHKPTSHIRFRFLLAICVLLAASNCVPSAAATEPSVDEMVDALVAKQAPGTASGIRMRSLGSKPAAPAAPATGQLNLSVQFEFASAKISAESRELLARLGSAMNAPALAGRRFRIEGHTDAVGDPQVNLRLSEQRAQNVKQFLVSNAGVNVARLAAIGKGSSDPRDSANPHAMVNRRVVVVALDDSVSIGSASQPSQAIDSPAGPKTGSVKAGAVQRLQGEVSVTRANKSIAIGSGDALREGDTISTAAGATVVVQLDDGAKLLVRPGTKVILTRVENAGAFDKLNHSIELVIGAIRYVTGLVGKSRPDAVRFKTPVATIGIRGTDFDIVHAPEANSARELGTYVRVNTGGIELAGSDGSKVSLAMNEQAFAAPQGPKLRGGGRAPAAIKLEAPASVFASGELDSLLEAR encoded by the coding sequence ATGAGCCATATCAGCCACAAGCCGACCTCGCACATTCGATTTCGTTTCCTGCTGGCAATCTGCGTATTGCTGGCCGCGAGCAACTGTGTCCCTTCCGCCGCGGCGACCGAGCCTTCAGTGGATGAAATGGTCGATGCGCTGGTCGCGAAGCAAGCGCCGGGAACCGCCAGCGGCATTCGGATGCGAAGCCTCGGCAGCAAGCCAGCCGCGCCCGCCGCACCCGCGACGGGGCAGCTGAACTTATCCGTGCAGTTTGAATTTGCGTCGGCGAAAATCAGTGCGGAAAGCCGCGAGTTGTTGGCCAGGCTCGGTTCCGCGATGAACGCGCCCGCGCTCGCGGGACGGCGCTTTCGCATCGAGGGGCACACCGATGCGGTCGGTGATCCGCAGGTGAATCTGCGTTTGTCCGAGCAGCGCGCGCAGAATGTGAAGCAGTTTCTGGTGAGCAATGCCGGTGTGAACGTGGCGCGGCTAGCGGCGATTGGCAAAGGCAGCAGCGATCCGCGCGACAGTGCCAATCCGCATGCGATGGTGAATCGACGAGTTGTAGTGGTGGCACTGGATGATTCGGTATCGATTGGCAGCGCGTCACAGCCGTCGCAAGCAATTGACTCGCCAGCCGGGCCGAAAACCGGATCCGTGAAGGCCGGTGCCGTCCAGCGATTGCAAGGCGAAGTGTCGGTGACACGCGCCAACAAATCGATCGCGATTGGTTCAGGCGATGCATTGCGGGAGGGGGATACGATATCGACCGCTGCCGGTGCAACGGTGGTGGTGCAACTCGACGACGGCGCGAAGTTGCTGGTGCGACCCGGCACCAAAGTCATTTTGACGCGGGTCGAAAACGCGGGCGCATTCGACAAACTGAATCACTCCATCGAACTTGTGATCGGCGCGATCCGCTACGTGACCGGTTTGGTCGGCAAGTCCCGGCCGGACGCGGTGCGCTTCAAAACGCCTGTCGCCACCATTGGCATCCGCGGCACCGATTTCGATATCGTCCACGCGCCGGAGGCGAACAGCGCGCGGGAATTGGGCACCTATGTCCGCGTCAATACAGGCGGGATTGAACTCGCCGGTAGCGACGGGTCGAAGGTGTCGCTGGCCATGAATGAGCAGGCTTTCGCCGCGCCACAAGGGCCAAAACTGAGGGGCGGCGGTCGCGCGCCCGCGGCGATAAAACTGGAGGCGCCGGCTTCGGTGTTTGCCAGCGGCGAACTGGATTCACTGCTCGAGGCGCGATAA
- a CDS encoding alpha/beta hydrolase — MSSASAESQSLTFQKILDRPGLVTTRPDHRIAYGKDALQSGELWLPSAAPKGPLPVVVLIHGGCWLAELPGPELVAFLADDLRNHGVAVWSLTYRRVGHNGGGYPGSFNDIANGVAHLRELAGKFNLDLSRAVVTGHSAGGHLALWVAAQNRIPAGSLLKREQTVNFKAIVGIAAIPDLAHFARAGAHACGDTTIAQLVDTAGRALPGGAASAPFRDTSPSEMLPLGAKQILIHGVFDGIVPPAIGLRYQMQAKGKGESIELVTLDNAGHFELIAPWTAAGKVVVERIVEAVK; from the coding sequence ATGTCCAGTGCCTCCGCGGAATCGCAATCGCTGACCTTCCAGAAAATTCTTGATAGACCTGGGCTGGTCACTACACGCCCGGATCACAGGATCGCCTATGGCAAGGATGCTTTGCAATCTGGCGAACTGTGGTTGCCGTCCGCAGCGCCAAAGGGCCCGCTACCGGTGGTCGTGCTGATTCACGGCGGCTGCTGGCTTGCGGAGTTGCCGGGGCCGGAACTCGTTGCCTTTCTGGCGGACGATTTGCGCAATCACGGTGTCGCGGTGTGGAGCCTTACTTATCGACGCGTCGGCCACAATGGTGGCGGTTATCCCGGCTCGTTCAACGATATCGCGAATGGTGTCGCGCATCTGCGCGAGCTTGCGGGCAAGTTCAATCTCGATTTGTCCCGCGCGGTCGTCACGGGACACTCCGCCGGCGGACATCTCGCGTTATGGGTTGCCGCGCAGAACCGGATTCCCGCGGGCAGCTTGCTCAAGCGCGAACAGACGGTGAATTTCAAGGCGATCGTCGGCATCGCGGCGATTCCGGACCTTGCGCATTTCGCGCGCGCCGGCGCGCATGCGTGTGGAGATACGACGATCGCGCAATTGGTCGACACGGCAGGTCGCGCGCTTCCCGGTGGCGCGGCAAGCGCACCTTTCCGCGATACCTCGCCCTCGGAGATGTTGCCGCTGGGCGCGAAGCAGATCCTGATTCACGGCGTGTTTGACGGCATCGTGCCGCCAGCCATTGGCCTGCGTTACCAGATGCAGGCAAAAGGGAAAGGCGAAAGTATCGAGCTGGTCACGCTCGACAATGCCGGCCACTTCGAATTGATCGCGCCGTGGACAGCTGCAGGGAAGGTGGTCGTCGAGAGGATTGTTGAGGCGGTGAAATAA
- a CDS encoding LysR family transcriptional regulator, translating to MKAELNLRHIEAFRAVMLTGSVVGAARLMSVTQPGVSRTISLMELRIGYALFERRGRRLVPTPEADALYREIEHLYGSIERIGQVAQDIRFQRAGALRIATLPALAQWLLPRGITRFLSTRPNVTVFVQSLPSRQIAELVSTRQFDVGVVELPVSRPAIEIEPFDPVQSMAVMPASHRLAKKARISLKDLDGERMVLLSQHSYVRYQIDDAFSKLGVAPNVVLETPSSSIACALVAAGAGITLVSRWTAVPFAGPDLVVRPVKETIESRYAIIFPQLAVRQTLAEAFAQDLREEIRRADHG from the coding sequence ATGAAAGCGGAACTCAATCTGCGGCATATCGAGGCCTTTCGCGCCGTGATGTTGACGGGCAGCGTGGTTGGGGCGGCGCGGCTGATGAGCGTGACGCAGCCAGGTGTCAGCCGCACCATCAGCCTGATGGAGCTCCGGATCGGCTACGCGCTGTTTGAACGGCGCGGACGGCGTCTGGTGCCGACGCCAGAGGCCGATGCGTTATACCGCGAGATCGAACATCTCTACGGCAGCATCGAGCGCATCGGTCAGGTGGCACAGGACATCCGCTTCCAGCGTGCCGGCGCCTTGCGGATTGCCACGTTACCGGCGCTGGCGCAGTGGCTGTTACCGCGTGGCATCACCCGGTTCCTGTCTACGCGTCCCAATGTGACCGTCTTCGTCCAGAGCCTGCCTTCACGCCAGATCGCGGAACTGGTCTCGACGCGGCAATTCGACGTGGGTGTGGTCGAGTTGCCGGTTTCGCGACCGGCGATCGAGATCGAGCCATTCGACCCGGTGCAGTCGATGGCAGTAATGCCCGCCAGCCACCGCCTGGCTAAGAAAGCGAGGATTTCCCTGAAAGATCTTGATGGCGAACGCATGGTGCTGCTTTCGCAGCATAGTTACGTGCGCTATCAGATCGATGATGCTTTTTCCAAACTGGGTGTGGCGCCAAACGTGGTACTGGAAACACCAAGTTCGTCAATCGCCTGTGCGTTGGTCGCGGCGGGCGCGGGGATCACGCTCGTGTCGAGGTGGACAGCGGTTCCGTTTGCCGGCCCGGACCTGGTGGTGCGACCGGTCAAGGAAACCATCGAGTCGCGCTACGCGATTATCTTTCCGCAACTCGCGGTGCGCCAGACGCTGGCGGAGGCGTTTGCGCAAGACTTGCGGGAGGAGATTCGCCGGGCGGATCACGGGTGA
- a CDS encoding ABC transporter substrate-binding protein: MRKTLTLMCSAVMAASLSAHAAETIYVGGSGGSTEKLFKETIIPAFETKTGTKVVYVSGNSTDILAKLQAQKGKQEISVALIDDGPMYQAIGQGLCTKVEDAGSIKELYPNARMVGDKSVGIAFIATGLAYNKEIFAKNGWKAPTSWNDLTDPKYKGKVVIPPITNGYGLLTLVMMAKLNGGGEANIEPGFDVMTKKVAPNVLAWEPSPGKMAQMMQTGEGALVVWGNGRVQSVVDQGAPVEFVYPKEGAVVIMVAGCVVEGAPQTKLGQQFLQHVVSAETQTHMANVLGWGPVNKTAKIAPDVAKKVVFGPEKVNALISPNYDIINTKRAEWTNRWNRAVEK; this comes from the coding sequence ATGCGCAAAACTCTCACCCTCATGTGTTCTGCCGTCATGGCCGCATCCCTCAGTGCCCACGCCGCCGAGACCATATACGTTGGCGGATCGGGCGGCTCGACCGAAAAGCTGTTCAAGGAAACCATCATCCCGGCATTTGAAACGAAGACCGGCACCAAGGTTGTTTATGTCTCCGGCAATTCCACCGACATCCTCGCCAAGCTGCAGGCGCAAAAGGGCAAGCAGGAAATTTCCGTCGCCTTGATCGACGATGGCCCGATGTACCAGGCGATCGGCCAGGGCCTGTGCACAAAGGTCGAGGACGCCGGGTCAATCAAGGAGCTCTATCCCAATGCGCGCATGGTCGGCGACAAATCCGTTGGTATCGCCTTCATCGCCACCGGGCTCGCTTACAACAAGGAGATCTTCGCCAAGAACGGCTGGAAGGCGCCGACCTCCTGGAACGACCTCACCGATCCTAAATACAAGGGCAAGGTGGTGATTCCGCCAATCACCAACGGCTACGGCCTGCTGACATTGGTGATGATGGCCAAACTCAATGGCGGTGGCGAGGCCAATATCGAGCCAGGCTTCGACGTCATGACGAAGAAAGTGGCTCCGAATGTACTTGCCTGGGAACCCTCGCCCGGCAAGATGGCGCAGATGATGCAGACCGGCGAAGGCGCGCTGGTGGTGTGGGGCAATGGCCGGGTGCAGTCCGTTGTGGACCAGGGCGCGCCGGTCGAATTCGTTTACCCAAAGGAAGGCGCAGTGGTCATCATGGTCGCCGGCTGTGTGGTCGAAGGCGCGCCGCAAACGAAGCTGGGGCAGCAATTCCTGCAGCATGTGGTCTCCGCGGAGACGCAGACGCATATGGCTAACGTGCTCGGCTGGGGACCGGTCAACAAGACGGCGAAGATTGCGCCGGATGTGGCGAAGAAAGTCGTGTTTGGTCCCGAGAAGGTCAATGCACTGATCTCGCCAAACTACGACATCATCAACACCAAGCGCGCCGAATGGACCAATCGCTGGAACCGCGCGGTCGAGAAGTGA
- a CDS encoding ABC transporter ATP-binding protein, producing MAFLELQGLDKCYDDVTAVADFSLSVTKGEFVCLLGPSGCGKTTTLQMVAGFTLPTRGQIVLDGRDITHDKPSQRGLGIVFQSYALFPHMSVADNVSFGLEMRSVAVNERRQRVADTLELVHLTPMAGRFPRELSGGQRQRVALARALVIQPPVLLLDEPMGALDAKLREEMQIELRALQRRVGITTIMVTHDQAEAMTLADRVVLMNKGRIEQVGRPFEMYENPNGRFSSTFLGKANVIEGRTGGATSEVVEAQGHRLPRGEGSATGEVDYIVRPEKLEFAAANALVRGRISARVFLGNHWLFQVDTPLGVLQVTQANVGLPQAAEGDEVGLTWSASHARIVPRGTAS from the coding sequence ATGGCCTTCCTCGAACTCCAGGGCCTCGACAAATGCTACGACGACGTTACCGCCGTCGCCGACTTCAGCCTGTCGGTGACGAAGGGGGAGTTCGTGTGCCTGCTCGGGCCGTCGGGCTGTGGCAAGACGACCACGCTGCAAATGGTCGCTGGCTTCACGCTGCCCACGCGCGGACAGATTGTTCTCGATGGCCGCGACATCACCCACGACAAGCCCAGTCAGCGAGGGCTGGGCATCGTATTCCAGAGTTATGCCTTGTTTCCGCATATGAGCGTGGCTGACAATGTTTCGTTCGGACTGGAGATGCGCAGCGTTGCCGTGAACGAGCGCCGCCAACGCGTAGCCGACACGCTGGAACTGGTGCATCTCACACCGATGGCTGGACGCTTTCCGCGCGAACTGTCCGGCGGTCAGCGTCAGCGGGTAGCGCTGGCGCGTGCCCTCGTCATCCAGCCGCCGGTGTTGCTTCTTGATGAGCCGATGGGTGCGCTCGATGCCAAGCTGCGCGAGGAAATGCAGATCGAGCTGCGTGCGCTGCAGCGACGCGTCGGGATCACCACCATCATGGTCACGCACGACCAGGCCGAGGCGATGACGCTCGCCGACCGCGTGGTGCTGATGAACAAGGGCCGTATTGAACAAGTGGGACGCCCCTTCGAAATGTACGAGAACCCCAACGGCCGTTTCTCTTCCACGTTTCTGGGCAAGGCCAACGTCATTGAAGGTCGGACCGGTGGTGCGACCAGTGAAGTGGTTGAGGCCCAAGGCCACCGCCTGCCGCGCGGTGAAGGCAGCGCCACAGGCGAGGTCGACTACATTGTCCGCCCGGAAAAGCTGGAATTCGCCGCGGCTAACGCACTGGTGCGCGGCCGCATATCGGCGCGCGTGTTCCTAGGCAACCATTGGCTCTTCCAGGTCGATACACCACTCGGCGTGCTGCAGGTGACGCAGGCCAACGTCGGCTTGCCGCAGGCTGCCGAAGGTGACGAAGTGGGCCTCACCTGGTCGGCGAGCCATGCGCGCATTGTGCCGCGCGGAACCGCATCGTGA